A window from Tindallia magadiensis encodes these proteins:
- a CDS encoding CotH kinase family protein, translated as MKNKFPIFIFSLIALGLVGFVLFLQPAPPVEGLVINEVMTSNGETLQDGHGDYPNWIEIYNKGTETIQLGGVFLSDNQNNLTKWQFPSVTLYPEAHLLVYASEKENTVADELHANFSLSAGGDTLYLTAPDGETILDKLDIVALPRDVSYGRMTDGADQWAYFQPATPGYANQLSQPLEEQITAPEFSHRSGFYPEAITLTLEAGEDATIHYTLDGSWPTEKDPVYTEPLTLTPETLGPDHEPTPLSFIPTASDELFPDWGYDRYIYLSPETPITRYPVVRAIAVKENHLPSPVETHTYFIGENAAHTMPVISIALNPEGLMDEDQGIYVPGTIFDQWREENPEEPVTGEVPANYNQRGREWERPAHMTWLYPPGYSSSSPVEEDQGEGEMVPFSQNIGLRIHGGWTRAWTAKSLRLYARRHYDPEHWFNYEFFPGYQGTGTGETIDQYKRLILRTSGNDWSMTMFRDALIHELVADTKVDRQAYRPVILYINGEYWGIHNLRERLDQYYIMSHYGIEEDEVIVINEPLREVERGVPSDLEDFDKDMRAIMGVALSAEERYQRAKEVIDLSTWIDYLSTSLYGGNIDWIENNVRIWRTRTDGYDPEADFGKDGRWRWILFDVDLAFDFQGFSYQTHNTLEWLEDKSDLFHTLIRSQSFRHQFVQRYNDLLNTLYSEAHVLDKIQQLESIYQPEIPQMVERWPNFKSLENWQQEVEVLRRFASERPTHVRNHMAAMYELGTPVEMTLVLPNPSEGEISLNTLDADILHQYASHHVFSGHYFSDLPITLTAYPAEGQSFSHWEINGEPYSDQSTLTITPEEGKLIRPVF; from the coding sequence ATGAAAAACAAATTCCCCATTTTCATCTTTTCTCTTATAGCCCTCGGTCTCGTGGGTTTTGTTTTATTTCTGCAGCCGGCTCCTCCCGTTGAAGGGTTGGTCATCAACGAAGTCATGACCTCCAATGGAGAAACCCTGCAGGACGGCCATGGTGATTACCCTAATTGGATTGAAATCTACAATAAAGGAACAGAAACCATACAGCTAGGGGGCGTGTTCCTTTCCGATAACCAGAACAATTTGACTAAATGGCAATTTCCAAGCGTAACCCTTTATCCAGAGGCACACCTTCTGGTATACGCTTCCGAAAAAGAAAATACAGTGGCAGATGAACTTCACGCTAATTTCAGCCTTAGTGCCGGTGGCGATACCCTTTACCTGACAGCGCCGGACGGCGAAACCATCCTGGATAAATTGGATATTGTAGCCCTCCCCCGGGACGTTTCCTACGGACGAATGACCGATGGTGCCGATCAATGGGCCTACTTTCAACCGGCTACTCCTGGCTACGCCAACCAATTGTCTCAGCCTCTGGAAGAACAAATCACTGCTCCAGAGTTTTCTCATAGAAGCGGCTTTTATCCAGAAGCTATTACCCTGACCCTGGAAGCAGGAGAGGATGCTACCATCCACTACACCTTAGACGGAAGCTGGCCGACGGAAAAAGACCCAGTCTATACAGAACCACTCACCTTAACTCCGGAAACCCTAGGACCAGACCATGAACCAACACCCCTTAGCTTTATTCCAACAGCTTCGGATGAACTGTTTCCAGACTGGGGTTATGACCGATACATTTACCTTTCGCCAGAAACACCGATCACCCGTTATCCGGTGGTCAGAGCCATCGCCGTGAAAGAAAATCATTTACCCAGTCCGGTAGAAACCCACACCTATTTCATTGGCGAAAATGCAGCTCACACCATGCCGGTAATTTCCATTGCTCTCAATCCAGAAGGGCTGATGGATGAGGACCAGGGCATTTATGTTCCCGGTACCATTTTTGACCAATGGAGGGAAGAAAATCCGGAAGAGCCAGTAACAGGAGAAGTTCCTGCCAATTATAACCAACGAGGAAGAGAATGGGAACGCCCAGCCCATATGACCTGGCTTTATCCACCAGGCTATAGTTCGTCTTCCCCAGTAGAGGAGGACCAAGGAGAAGGGGAAATGGTCCCCTTCTCCCAAAACATCGGCCTACGCATTCACGGCGGTTGGACCCGGGCTTGGACTGCAAAAAGTTTGCGCCTCTATGCTCGCCGCCATTATGATCCGGAACATTGGTTCAACTATGAGTTTTTCCCTGGCTATCAAGGGACTGGCACCGGTGAAACCATAGACCAGTATAAACGTCTTATCCTTCGTACCTCCGGTAACGATTGGTCCATGACAATGTTTCGGGATGCCTTGATCCACGAACTGGTAGCCGACACAAAAGTAGACCGGCAGGCCTATCGGCCCGTCATCCTATACATCAATGGCGAATATTGGGGCATTCATAATCTGAGAGAGCGACTGGATCAGTATTACATCATGTCTCATTATGGCATCGAAGAAGACGAAGTGATTGTCATTAACGAACCCTTGCGGGAAGTAGAACGAGGAGTTCCTTCAGACCTGGAAGATTTTGATAAAGACATGCGGGCCATCATGGGCGTAGCCCTTAGTGCGGAAGAACGCTATCAACGGGCAAAAGAAGTCATTGATCTTTCCACCTGGATCGATTACCTGAGCACCAGCCTCTATGGGGGAAATATCGACTGGATCGAGAATAATGTTCGCATCTGGCGAACCAGAACCGATGGCTATGATCCAGAAGCCGATTTTGGGAAAGATGGCCGCTGGCGATGGATTCTCTTTGATGTTGATCTAGCCTTTGACTTTCAAGGTTTTAGCTACCAAACCCACAATACGTTGGAATGGCTAGAAGATAAATCAGACCTGTTTCACACCCTGATTCGGAGTCAAAGCTTCCGTCATCAATTTGTCCAGCGCTACAATGATCTGCTAAACACCTTATATTCAGAAGCACACGTCCTTGATAAAATTCAGCAACTGGAAAGTATTTACCAGCCGGAAATTCCTCAGATGGTGGAACGCTGGCCTAATTTTAAGTCCCTAGAAAACTGGCAGCAGGAAGTAGAGGTGCTGCGGCGGTTTGCCTCGGAAAGACCAACCCATGTACGGAATCACATGGCAGCAATGTATGAGTTAGGAACTCCTGTGGAGATGACCCTTGTCCTGCCGAATCCATCCGAGGGAGAGATCAGCCTGAACACCTTGGACGCTGATATCCTGCATCAATATGCCAGCCATCACGTATTTTCCGGCCATTATTTTTCTGATCTCCCCATCACCCTGACGGCTTATCCGGCAGAAGGGCAAAGCTTCTCCCACTGGGAGATCAATGGGGAACCTTATAGCGACCAATCCACTTTGACCATTACACCAGAAGAAGGAAAGCTGATCCGGCCGGTTTTCTGA
- a CDS encoding S-layer homology domain-containing protein: MKKKATIALAFIMLFTSMVPAFAVEFTDISGHWGRNHIQRMADKGIVSGSEDPNTGRRVYKPDDPVTKVEAIVMLYSMLRETEQLISQNDHTSRYRSIMTSADIPEWAMRQVAYAIEAEIISTTDLAGFMKDAEPSPEQQSAAREEVAIYFGKAMDTEEEADRTATSLDFKDTEQISSNALPYVNLLVEKDVISGDTENNFNPRQTITRAEMAALLSKAVEALEDSDPIVIQLPDREDEDEDEDEDDDERDDDRRNWTRKEGEIQRVNTDTGLIYITFEDEDDVELYKVDRNTEILIRSIEHELISLKRDMKGEFTINERDELIRIDIEPRRSRFTGYLRVITDLSTHYAIVVESRGDSDNRRSFRITDDSEIIIDGSSSRASRLEKDELVTVEYNDLDVIRIENDYDDGRDDEVEGILEGPVSFSSYPYTIQVRKHNRRSEEYKLDDNPTVRVDNRRGYLEDLSRGDIVEMELNRDGYVTRIDAISFDRETKYEGTIQQITLGRTDTITIMDDDREERTFELAEGVDVFIDNDRSSLSDLRVNAKVELHLEGGRVVEIEADRLPRSDRVLQGTIDRLDDRRDILTLEHISQQTDRYIKTSVYVTRDTVIVGRDNRNIDFTRLRRDDEVLINGHYSNNDFIADRIFVID, translated from the coding sequence ATGAAGAAAAAAGCAACCATTGCATTAGCTTTTATCATGCTATTCACAAGCATGGTACCGGCTTTTGCCGTAGAATTTACAGACATCAGCGGTCATTGGGGCCGAAATCACATTCAACGAATGGCAGACAAAGGAATTGTTAGCGGTTCAGAAGATCCGAACACCGGACGCCGGGTATATAAGCCAGACGATCCTGTTACCAAAGTAGAAGCCATCGTCATGCTTTATTCCATGCTAAGGGAAACCGAACAGTTAATTTCACAGAACGATCACACCAGTCGATACCGAAGTATTATGACATCTGCCGACATTCCGGAGTGGGCGATGCGTCAAGTGGCTTATGCCATTGAAGCCGAAATCATCAGCACAACGGATCTGGCCGGATTTATGAAAGATGCAGAACCTTCTCCGGAACAGCAAAGCGCTGCCAGAGAAGAAGTAGCCATTTACTTTGGGAAAGCCATGGACACAGAAGAGGAAGCCGATCGCACAGCCACCTCTTTAGATTTTAAGGATACAGAGCAAATCAGTAGCAATGCCCTGCCTTATGTGAATCTGCTCGTGGAAAAAGACGTTATCTCCGGCGATACAGAGAACAACTTTAATCCGAGACAAACCATTACAAGAGCGGAAATGGCCGCTTTATTGAGTAAAGCCGTAGAAGCACTGGAAGACAGTGATCCCATTGTGATTCAACTGCCGGACAGAGAAGATGAAGACGAGGATGAAGATGAGGATGACGACGAAAGAGACGATGATCGCCGTAACTGGACCCGCAAAGAAGGAGAAATTCAACGGGTAAATACAGACACCGGCTTAATCTACATTACCTTTGAAGACGAAGACGATGTAGAGCTTTACAAAGTCGACCGGAACACAGAAATACTGATCCGAAGCATTGAACATGAACTGATTAGCCTGAAAAGAGATATGAAAGGTGAGTTCACGATTAACGAACGGGACGAGCTGATTCGTATCGATATTGAACCACGGCGTAGCCGGTTTACCGGTTACTTAAGAGTGATCACCGACTTATCTACCCACTACGCTATTGTAGTAGAATCCAGAGGTGATTCAGACAACCGGCGAAGTTTTCGAATTACCGACGATTCAGAAATCATTATAGATGGCAGTTCTTCCAGAGCTAGTCGTTTAGAGAAAGACGAACTGGTAACCGTAGAATACAATGATCTGGACGTTATCCGAATCGAAAACGACTATGACGACGGTCGTGACGATGAAGTAGAAGGAATATTAGAAGGCCCCGTATCGTTTTCCAGTTATCCTTACACCATCCAAGTAAGAAAGCATAACCGCCGCTCAGAAGAATATAAACTGGATGATAATCCAACCGTACGGGTGGACAATCGACGAGGCTATCTAGAAGACCTTTCTCGTGGAGATATTGTGGAAATGGAACTGAACCGGGACGGATATGTGACAAGAATTGATGCCATCTCCTTCGATCGGGAAACGAAGTATGAAGGGACTATTCAGCAAATCACCCTGGGGCGGACGGATACCATCACCATTATGGACGATGATCGGGAAGAAAGAACCTTTGAACTGGCAGAAGGAGTAGACGTCTTTATTGATAACGACCGAAGCTCTTTGAGTGATTTAAGGGTTAATGCAAAAGTGGAGCTTCATTTGGAAGGCGGCCGGGTAGTGGAAATTGAAGCGGACCGACTGCCACGAAGCGATCGGGTACTTCAGGGGACCATTGACCGACTGGACGATCGACGGGATATCCTGACCTTAGAACACATTAGCCAACAGACGGATCGTTATATTAAAACCTCTGTGTACGTTACAAGAGACACGGTTATCGTAGGCAGAGATAACCGAAACATCGATTTTACCCGATTACGAAGAGACGACGAAGTGCTAATCAATGGACATTATTCCAACAATGATTTTATTGCCGACAGAATCTTTGTGATTGATTAA
- a CDS encoding stalk domain-containing protein, whose product MKEKMKYGITGLALGVALTLSVTSISAFTEMINVHLRPDIQYVVDGEIKPMPSGYTTLVHEGRTYVPMRYMAQTLEADVLWDEITQRVIITTPQPEVLPEPEEPEEIEEEEVTEEVDEEEEIEEEPEEEEEDTGQPAGNYRRLPQTVHYDDLELTAELVVLRDTDGRESASRGRVDTTRVYLRAENSGNRRYEVRQIETVAIVDGERITSREAGLQHFDPKWYSHLGKDDVISGYIPLPPIPKESEEMRLILTIEEQTHTLRSFEIEFDIALDLK is encoded by the coding sequence ATGAAAGAAAAAATGAAATATGGCATTACTGGCTTGGCTTTAGGAGTGGCGCTTACCCTGTCTGTAACATCCATCTCTGCTTTTACAGAAATGATCAATGTACACCTTCGGCCAGACATTCAATATGTGGTAGACGGAGAAATAAAGCCGATGCCTTCCGGATACACCACACTGGTTCATGAAGGCCGCACCTATGTACCCATGCGTTACATGGCACAGACCTTAGAAGCGGATGTTCTGTGGGACGAGATTACTCAACGGGTAATCATCACCACGCCACAGCCGGAAGTTCTGCCGGAGCCGGAAGAACCGGAAGAAATAGAGGAAGAAGAAGTAACAGAAGAAGTTGATGAAGAGGAAGAAATAGAAGAAGAGCCGGAAGAAGAGGAAGAAGATACAGGCCAGCCGGCTGGAAATTATCGGCGACTGCCTCAAACTGTGCATTATGATGATCTTGAATTAACAGCAGAACTTGTTGTTTTAAGAGATACGGATGGTCGTGAGTCAGCGAGTCGAGGAAGAGTAGATACTACCAGGGTATATTTAAGAGCTGAAAATTCTGGAAATAGAAGATATGAAGTGCGACAAATTGAAACAGTTGCAATTGTTGATGGAGAGAGAATAACAAGTAGAGAGGCTGGTCTACAACATTTTGACCCAAAATGGTACTCTCATTTGGGAAAAGACGATGTGATAAGTGGATATATTCCATTACCTCCAATACCAAAGGAATCAGAGGAAATGAGACTGATCTTGACGATAGAAGAACAGACACATACTCTTAGATCCTTTGAAATCGAATTTGATATTGCCCTAGATCTAAAATAA
- a CDS encoding stalk domain-containing protein: MKQRISMFLILILLATSTVTYAASENSVNYTPRVRVDHLFTQEDAPRLRIEESNLGDFREDERIRLHLENAEWKNIDQIPADTQVRGSATGVRISRVTSRTLQVTLEKDESINEKAGYQIPIYAEATAGGYATVRIEAWTGGVTAETLNFAGVVGPEKTGEQWLREDMPGHFEEEKQEEKVEEEPEEIVEEPEIPEEPIEPEEPAEPEEPSIPSEVIFFVDETGYIKDGIQYPTDVAPFIKSLPGGTGRTMMPLHHVSLALGAEEVIWDEKSRSVTVHKGEDTLQLKIDEPELLINNEVITMDTPAIIQPTGDGLGRTMIPVAHLAQALSVEYQWNPEDRSVTFQPLFHP; this comes from the coding sequence ATGAAACAACGAATCTCAATGTTTCTTATCCTTATATTATTAGCAACCAGTACGGTCACCTATGCGGCTAGTGAAAACTCCGTCAATTACACCCCTCGGGTACGAGTAGATCACCTTTTTACGCAGGAAGATGCCCCTCGCCTTCGGATTGAAGAATCTAACCTGGGAGATTTTAGAGAAGATGAACGCATCCGCCTTCACCTCGAAAATGCCGAGTGGAAAAATATTGATCAGATACCGGCGGATACCCAGGTAAGAGGTTCAGCGACTGGGGTTCGGATTAGTCGAGTTACCAGCAGAACCCTTCAGGTAACCTTAGAAAAAGATGAGAGCATCAACGAAAAAGCAGGGTACCAAATCCCCATCTATGCCGAAGCTACGGCTGGTGGGTATGCTACGGTAAGAATTGAAGCCTGGACAGGCGGTGTAACCGCCGAAACTCTTAATTTTGCAGGAGTTGTTGGGCCAGAAAAAACCGGTGAACAGTGGTTGAGAGAAGATATGCCTGGTCATTTTGAAGAGGAAAAACAAGAAGAAAAGGTAGAAGAGGAGCCGGAAGAAATAGTTGAAGAACCGGAAATTCCGGAAGAGCCTATTGAACCAGAAGAACCTGCTGAGCCAGAAGAACCATCTATTCCCTCGGAAGTGATCTTTTTCGTTGATGAAACCGGCTATATCAAAGACGGAATTCAGTATCCAACGGATGTAGCCCCTTTTATCAAATCTTTACCTGGTGGCACTGGCCGTACCATGATGCCTCTTCATCATGTATCTTTGGCCCTGGGAGCCGAAGAGGTGATCTGGGATGAAAAGAGTCGAAGCGTGACCGTTCATAAAGGAGAAGACACCCTTCAGCTAAAGATTGATGAACCAGAACTGTTGATCAATAATGAAGTGATTACAATGGATACGCCAGCGATCATTCAACCCACTGGAGATGGGCTGGGCCGCACCATGATCCCTGTTGCGCATTTGGCACAAGCCTTAAGCGTAGAATACCAATGGAATCCGGAAGATCGTTCTGTCACATTCCAACCCCTTTTCCATCCTTAA